One Bremerella sp. JC817 genomic window carries:
- a CDS encoding EutN/CcmL family microcompartment protein, producing MRIAKVIGKVTLSRAVPEFQGAVLKLAVPMMLSDIEDETTPLDDLLVVYDELGAGHHNFIALSEGGEAAQPFYPDMKPVDAYNAAILDTVDIRYRPSK from the coding sequence ATGCGTATCGCAAAAGTCATTGGCAAAGTCACGCTCAGCCGAGCGGTTCCTGAATTTCAGGGTGCCGTGCTGAAATTGGCCGTACCTATGATGCTGAGCGATATCGAAGACGAAACCACACCGCTGGATGACCTGCTGGTCGTTTACGACGAGCTCGGCGCCGGGCACCACAACTTCATCGCCTTGAGCGAAGGGGGCGAAGCGGCTCAGCCGTTTTACCCTGATATGAAGCCTGTCGATGCCTACAACGCGGCCATTTTGGACACGGTCGATATTCGCTATCGCCCTTCCAAATAA
- a CDS encoding acetate/propionate family kinase: MKVLVANLGSTSFKYRLFDMDSETQLARGGIDRIGSPESSCSVQIGDWKEEVTAHVPDHAVAVRKCLSQLTDPDHGCLKDAAEVSAIGFKAVHGGRVSGVQRVNNDVLEAMAEMNDVAPAHNPPYIAAMRLLSEQLPEIPLVAAFETGFHATIPDRNRYYGIPKSWSDEFQIKKWGFHGASHRYIATRSAELLGRDDLRVISCHLGGSSSLCAINHRQSVAVTMGMSPQTGLPQNNRVGDFDPYALPLLMQRTGKSLTEVLAYIGNHGGLLGLSNGLSGDMRDLEEAAAQGNSDAKLALDMYTSEVRRYLGGMLVELGGADAIVFTGGIGENGKQLRKDVCANLQELGIELDEAKNDSAKGEASFHSDNSKTQLWVIPTNEEIIVARQTRQLLEST; this comes from the coding sequence ATGAAGGTTCTGGTAGCAAATCTCGGTTCGACCAGTTTCAAGTATCGCTTGTTCGATATGGACAGCGAAACGCAACTGGCTCGGGGTGGGATTGATCGGATCGGCTCTCCAGAGAGTTCCTGCAGCGTTCAGATTGGTGACTGGAAAGAGGAAGTCACGGCACACGTCCCAGACCATGCCGTGGCAGTCCGCAAATGCCTGTCGCAACTGACCGACCCGGATCACGGGTGCCTGAAGGATGCTGCCGAGGTATCGGCCATTGGGTTCAAAGCGGTTCACGGCGGACGAGTTTCAGGCGTACAGCGGGTCAACAACGACGTTCTCGAGGCGATGGCCGAGATGAACGATGTTGCTCCGGCCCACAACCCGCCTTACATCGCCGCCATGCGTTTACTTTCGGAGCAACTGCCGGAGATTCCGCTAGTTGCCGCCTTTGAAACGGGCTTCCATGCGACGATTCCCGATCGGAATCGCTACTACGGAATTCCCAAGTCCTGGTCGGACGAGTTCCAGATCAAGAAGTGGGGCTTCCATGGTGCGAGCCATCGTTACATCGCCACGCGAAGTGCCGAACTGCTCGGACGCGACGATTTGCGAGTCATCTCGTGCCACCTCGGTGGAAGCAGCAGCTTGTGTGCGATCAATCATCGCCAAAGCGTTGCCGTCACCATGGGCATGAGTCCGCAAACCGGCTTGCCGCAGAACAACCGGGTCGGGGATTTCGATCCCTACGCCCTTCCCCTGCTGATGCAACGGACCGGCAAAAGCCTGACCGAAGTTCTCGCTTATATCGGGAATCACGGTGGGTTGCTGGGCCTAAGCAACGGCTTGAGCGGAGACATGCGAGACCTGGAAGAAGCTGCCGCTCAAGGGAATTCGGACGCGAAGCTTGCCTTGGACATGTACACCAGCGAAGTCCGCCGCTACCTGGGCGGGATGCTGGTTGAACTGGGCGGGGCCGACGCGATCGTCTTCACCGGTGGCATCGGCGAAAACGGCAAGCAGTTGCGAAAAGACGTATGTGCCAACTTGCAAGAGTTGGGAATCGAACTGGACGAAGCAAAGAACGATTCCGCCAAGGGAGAGGCTTCGTTCCATTCGGACAACAGCAAAACGCAGCTATGGGTGATCCCGACCAACGAAGAAATCATCGTTGCCCGGCAGACCCGTCAGTTGCTGGAGTCGACCTAA
- the argJ gene encoding bifunctional glutamate N-acetyltransferase/amino-acid acetyltransferase ArgJ: MTSPIPAGFRLGGFHCGLKRNPNKEDLSLIVCDEDTVAAGVYTTNLVVAAPVVWDRERTPSNKIRAVITNSGNANACTGEQGVKDNAEMAGIVAEKVGVSADQVLTMSTGIIGHHLPMEKVRSGLDEVFQRLGTDDAHFDAAARGIMTTDKGKKIASRQCEVNGQPVKLVGMCKGAGMIAPNMATMLSVVLTDATLSPEQAKQLLVEVANDTFNCITVDGHRSTNDTLLLLASGKAGTGELSGVALESFKAELTQLCEDLAKQIPADGEGSTHLIEINIEGCANREDAFRIAKTVADSALVKTAITGGDPNWGRIVSAAGYSGVNFDPMGMELIVNGHLLYQKGTPVKFDEKTVSQSIKDSFETDVTLRFTEGDTKFRYWSSDLTVEYVKFNSEYRT; the protein is encoded by the coding sequence ATGACTTCTCCCATTCCCGCTGGTTTTCGACTCGGTGGCTTCCACTGTGGCCTCAAGCGAAATCCGAACAAGGAAGATCTCTCGCTGATCGTATGTGACGAAGATACGGTAGCCGCTGGCGTCTATACGACGAACCTGGTGGTTGCCGCCCCAGTGGTTTGGGATCGCGAGCGTACCCCTTCCAACAAGATCCGCGCCGTCATCACGAACTCGGGCAACGCCAATGCGTGCACCGGGGAACAAGGCGTGAAAGACAATGCCGAGATGGCGGGCATCGTCGCTGAGAAGGTCGGCGTTTCGGCCGATCAGGTGCTGACCATGTCGACCGGCATCATCGGCCATCACTTGCCCATGGAAAAGGTTCGTTCCGGTTTGGACGAAGTCTTTCAACGGCTTGGCACCGACGACGCCCATTTCGATGCCGCGGCGCGCGGGATCATGACGACCGACAAAGGCAAGAAGATCGCTTCGCGTCAGTGCGAAGTGAACGGACAGCCGGTCAAACTGGTTGGCATGTGCAAAGGTGCCGGCATGATCGCCCCGAATATGGCGACCATGTTGTCAGTCGTACTGACCGATGCAACTTTGTCGCCCGAGCAGGCCAAGCAGTTGCTGGTGGAAGTCGCCAACGACACGTTCAACTGCATTACCGTCGATGGGCATCGCAGTACGAACGATACGCTACTGCTGCTGGCCAGTGGTAAGGCAGGCACCGGCGAACTGTCGGGAGTTGCCCTGGAAAGCTTCAAGGCAGAACTGACGCAGCTTTGCGAAGACCTGGCCAAGCAGATTCCGGCCGACGGCGAAGGTTCGACCCACCTGATCGAGATCAACATCGAAGGGTGTGCCAACCGGGAAGATGCCTTCCGAATTGCCAAGACCGTGGCCGATAGCGCTCTGGTGAAAACGGCAATCACCGGTGGCGACCCGAACTGGGGGCGAATCGTTTCGGCGGCGGGTTACTCCGGCGTGAACTTCGATCCGATGGGGATGGAACTGATCGTCAATGGTCACCTGTTGTACCAGAAGGGTACGCCGGTGAAGTTCGACGAGAAGACCGTTAGCCAGTCGATCAAAGACAGCTTCGAAACCGACGTGACGCTGCGATTCACCGAGGGTGATACGAAGTTCCGCTACTGGTCGAGCGACCTGACGGTGGAATACGTGAAATTCAATTCGGAATATCGCACTTAG
- a CDS encoding glycosyltransferase — protein sequence MTKEARNRKLTAVIVVNEETDLIRETLNSVRQIVDEIVLLNTGNTDAISSIAKEYQARVVAHSWQESFGEARNAALAHVTGEWILWLDPGETIQADHAATLREFVNTQVDIMTAYVLLVRAPQAPGNIGSEQIGQIRLHPNHPGIRFEGRVRENLNQSLAECGMSIEAVPFLLQRNVVETDQAWKVSRASRDAKLVEREINESGPNARLMICMAEAVQTLNDQANALMFFEQACRLSEHGSAEMLEAFYGILTALDSRPDGLDTQIQTCMTALEIFPLDAQLLCAIGGYLRTKGHQELARRSFETAYKHGQINLETWHIDDIDEIAASCLAISTHAAGKHEDAERILLEALSDCPHSIRLRRQVIDMHVKHGRRNEALDELDLLPADYPKLDSFRSAVRGAVLASQQNWVAARPYLETAYRQESREPLCLRWYATTLAALNESSAAREVLQAWKKREPHNGEPDELMQCLLTGPTIRSKAKSASVLAS from the coding sequence ATGACCAAGGAAGCTCGTAACCGCAAACTGACCGCTGTAATCGTGGTCAACGAGGAAACGGATCTGATCCGCGAAACGCTCAATAGCGTCCGGCAGATCGTCGACGAGATTGTCTTGCTCAACACGGGCAACACGGATGCGATTTCGTCGATCGCCAAAGAATATCAAGCCCGCGTCGTCGCCCACTCGTGGCAAGAGTCATTCGGCGAAGCACGCAACGCGGCCCTGGCCCATGTGACGGGCGAGTGGATCTTGTGGCTCGATCCGGGCGAAACCATCCAGGCCGATCATGCCGCGACCCTGCGTGAGTTCGTCAATACACAAGTCGACATCATGACCGCTTACGTCCTGCTGGTCCGTGCTCCCCAGGCACCGGGCAACATCGGCAGCGAACAAATCGGCCAGATCCGACTGCATCCAAATCATCCCGGCATTCGCTTTGAAGGCCGTGTCCGCGAGAACCTGAATCAATCGCTGGCCGAATGTGGCATGTCGATCGAAGCGGTTCCGTTCCTGCTGCAGCGGAACGTCGTCGAAACCGACCAGGCCTGGAAAGTCAGCCGAGCCAGTCGCGACGCCAAGCTGGTCGAACGTGAAATCAACGAATCGGGCCCGAACGCTCGCCTGATGATCTGCATGGCCGAAGCGGTTCAAACGCTGAACGATCAGGCCAACGCCCTCATGTTCTTCGAGCAGGCCTGCCGCCTTTCAGAACATGGCTCGGCAGAAATGTTGGAAGCGTTTTACGGAATCCTGACGGCACTCGATAGCCGCCCCGATGGCTTGGACACGCAGATCCAGACCTGCATGACCGCGCTGGAGATCTTCCCTCTGGATGCTCAATTGCTGTGTGCAATTGGTGGTTATCTGCGAACGAAGGGGCATCAAGAGCTGGCACGCCGCTCGTTCGAGACCGCCTACAAGCATGGTCAGATCAATCTCGAAACCTGGCACATCGACGACATCGACGAGATCGCTGCTTCGTGCCTGGCAATTTCGACCCATGCTGCTGGCAAACACGAAGATGCCGAACGCATTCTGCTGGAAGCCTTGAGCGATTGCCCGCATTCGATCCGATTGCGTCGCCAGGTAATCGACATGCACGTGAAGCATGGTCGTCGCAACGAAGCCTTAGACGAACTCGATCTGCTTCCGGCCGACTATCCGAAACTGGACTCGTTCCGCAGTGCGGTCCGTGGTGCTGTACTCGCATCTCAGCAGAACTGGGTTGCCGCTCGACCTTACCTGGAAACGGCCTACCGTCAGGAATCGCGGGAACCGCTTTGCCTTCGCTGGTATGCGACCACATTGGCCGCATTAAACGAAAGCAGTGCTGCTCGTGAAGTGCTGCAGGCCTGGAAAAAACGTGAACCGCACAACGGCGAACCGGACGAACTGATGCAATGCTTGCTTACCGGACCAACGATCCGCAGTAAAGCGAAGTCAGCTTCGGTCTTGGCCAGCTAA
- a CDS encoding aldehyde dehydrogenase family protein produces MQFDESIIRNVVAQVLAEVGKAPPATSGFSGRYGIFDCADEAVRAAREAFEKLSERTIEDRKRIIDHIRRISIDQKVELGTMEMNETKIGRLAHKIEKLELLGRKTPGVEFLRSEIFSGDHGLAVIEHAPFGVIGCITPVTHSLPTITGNAVNMIAGGNTLVVNPHPSGKKVAAEGVRRFNKAIYDDLGIDNLICVIAEPTLESADIIFHHRDVAMICVTGGPAVARAALNSGKRAVVAGPGNPPVVVDETADLDRAARCIIQGGAYDNNLLCIAEKEVFVVNSVFDEMMRAMERAGAVRLNSSEIDRLTSVAITEVGEPGKTKQVAAKEFIGQDAAVLARAAGKNIPQNVELVFGETDEHNPFVPVEQMMPFIPFVRVHDVDEAIEKAKYYEHGFRHTAIIHSNNVRNMTKMGRVMDTTLFVKNGPCASALGVGGEGYISFSIATPTGEGVTTPLTFTRERRCSLIDDLCILGHPSKG; encoded by the coding sequence ATGCAATTCGACGAATCCATCATTCGCAACGTAGTGGCCCAGGTACTGGCCGAAGTTGGCAAGGCACCTCCTGCCACGTCGGGCTTCAGTGGCCGTTACGGTATCTTCGACTGTGCCGACGAAGCGGTTCGTGCCGCTCGCGAAGCGTTCGAGAAACTCTCGGAACGCACCATCGAAGATCGCAAGCGAATCATCGATCACATCCGTCGCATCTCGATCGACCAGAAGGTCGAACTGGGCACGATGGAAATGAACGAGACCAAGATTGGTCGTCTGGCACACAAGATCGAAAAGCTGGAACTGCTGGGCCGCAAGACGCCTGGCGTCGAGTTCCTTCGCAGCGAGATCTTCAGCGGTGACCATGGCCTGGCCGTGATCGAACACGCCCCGTTCGGCGTCATCGGCTGTATCACCCCCGTGACGCACTCGCTGCCGACGATCACCGGCAACGCCGTGAACATGATCGCTGGCGGTAACACGCTGGTCGTCAACCCGCATCCAAGTGGCAAGAAGGTTGCCGCCGAAGGCGTTCGTCGCTTCAACAAAGCGATCTACGACGATCTCGGCATCGACAACCTAATCTGCGTGATCGCCGAACCAACGCTGGAATCGGCCGACATTATTTTCCATCACCGCGACGTCGCCATGATCTGCGTCACCGGTGGTCCGGCTGTCGCTCGTGCCGCACTCAACAGTGGCAAGCGTGCTGTCGTCGCTGGTCCTGGCAACCCGCCCGTGGTCGTCGACGAAACCGCCGACCTGGATCGTGCCGCTCGCTGCATCATCCAAGGTGGTGCTTACGACAACAACCTGCTGTGCATCGCCGAGAAGGAAGTGTTCGTCGTGAACTCGGTCTTCGACGAAATGATGCGAGCCATGGAACGTGCTGGCGCCGTTCGCCTGAACTCGAGCGAGATCGATCGCCTGACCTCGGTGGCGATCACTGAAGTGGGCGAACCAGGCAAGACCAAGCAAGTTGCCGCCAAGGAATTCATCGGCCAAGACGCCGCTGTCCTGGCCCGTGCCGCTGGCAAGAATATTCCACAGAACGTCGAGTTGGTGTTTGGCGAAACGGACGAGCATAACCCGTTCGTCCCCGTCGAACAGATGATGCCGTTTATTCCTTTCGTTCGCGTCCACGATGTGGACGAAGCGATCGAAAAGGCGAAGTACTACGAACATGGTTTCCGCCACACGGCCATCATCCACAGCAACAACGTTCGCAACATGACCAAGATGGGCCGAGTGATGGACACGACGCTGTTCGTCAAGAATGGTCCTTGTGCATCGGCCCTAGGTGTCGGAGGCGAAGGTTACATTTCGTTCTCGATCGCCACCCCAACCGGTGAAGGCGTCACCACTCCGCTGACATTCACGCGGGAACGACGCTGCTCGTTGATTGACGATTTGTGCATCCTGGGCCATCCGTCGAAAGGTTAA
- a CDS encoding BMC domain-containing protein has protein sequence MAKVMEALGMIETKGFVTLVEATDAMLKAANVTFVGWDKVGSGLVSAFITGDVAAVKAATDAGAAAAGRLGEVVSVQVIPRPHEDIGIVLPPPIKTIVSAD, from the coding sequence ATGGCGAAAGTAATGGAAGCGTTGGGCATGATCGAAACCAAGGGCTTTGTGACCTTGGTGGAAGCCACCGACGCAATGTTGAAGGCTGCCAACGTGACGTTCGTTGGCTGGGACAAAGTTGGCAGCGGTTTGGTTTCCGCTTTCATCACCGGCGACGTCGCCGCTGTGAAGGCCGCCACCGATGCAGGTGCCGCCGCGGCTGGCCGTCTGGGCGAAGTCGTCAGCGTGCAGGTCATTCCACGTCCGCATGAAGACATCGGCATCGTTCTGCCACCACCGATCAAGACGATCGTTTCGGCCGACTAG
- a CDS encoding phosphate propanoyltransferase, translating to MSSTLNLDHSTIERIVRQIVLSQGGVAPAAPAPASTAEPNLVVSISARHIHLTDAHVETLFGPGHVLTPMKDLYQDGFYAAEETVMVVGPRRRMLEKVRVLGPTRDYSQVELAFTDAISLGIEAPVRASGKIDGTPGCVLVGPKGAVQLDQGVIRAERHVHMNNRDADYYGVKNGDRMNLRITSAGCTTMFEDLLVRADGVSKLEVHIDTDEGNACNLDAASKIELLKQEPCGCKTKH from the coding sequence ATGAGTTCCACGCTGAATCTCGATCATTCCACGATTGAACGAATCGTTCGTCAGATCGTCCTTTCGCAAGGTGGTGTTGCTCCGGCAGCCCCGGCTCCGGCTTCCACTGCCGAACCGAACCTGGTGGTCAGTATTTCGGCCCGTCATATCCACCTGACCGACGCGCACGTCGAAACGCTGTTCGGTCCTGGCCACGTGCTGACCCCGATGAAGGATCTGTACCAAGACGGATTCTACGCGGCGGAAGAAACCGTGATGGTTGTTGGCCCGCGTCGCCGGATGCTGGAAAAGGTCCGCGTGCTGGGTCCGACCCGCGACTACAGCCAGGTCGAACTTGCCTTCACCGACGCGATCTCGCTGGGGATCGAAGCCCCGGTTCGAGCCAGCGGCAAAATCGATGGCACGCCAGGCTGCGTGCTGGTCGGTCCAAAGGGTGCCGTTCAACTCGATCAAGGTGTGATCCGAGCCGAACGTCACGTCCACATGAACAATCGCGACGCCGATTACTACGGCGTGAAGAATGGCGACCGCATGAACCTGCGAATCACTTCCGCAGGCTGCACGACCATGTTTGAAGACTTGCTGGTCCGTGCCGACGGTGTCAGCAAGCTGGAAGTTCATATCGATACCGACGAAGGCAACGCGTGCAACCTGGACGCGGCCTCGAAGATCGAACTGCTGAAGCAGGAACCCTGCGGCTGCAAGACGAAGCATTAA
- a CDS encoding EutN/CcmL family microcompartment protein encodes MFIAKVTGSVISTQKVDTMVGHKLLVVEPYRLESKDRQSLVTTGRTFVAVDMLGSGVGDFVLITQGSSARLTPETKSLPIDCVVIGIVDRAHIESICVYDRDEESAAPAKVETKAKPAPAPKVEPKPPAEVKKPEPKPEPPPAPAPEPEPSPEEDSDS; translated from the coding sequence ATGTTTATCGCCAAAGTGACCGGCTCGGTCATTTCCACGCAGAAAGTCGACACGATGGTCGGCCACAAATTATTGGTGGTCGAACCTTATCGATTGGAATCGAAAGATCGCCAGTCGCTGGTGACCACCGGTCGCACATTTGTGGCCGTCGACATGCTCGGCAGCGGCGTCGGCGACTTCGTGCTGATTACTCAAGGTTCCAGTGCCCGGCTTACCCCGGAAACGAAGTCGCTTCCGATTGACTGTGTGGTGATCGGCATTGTCGATCGTGCCCACATCGAAAGCATCTGCGTTTACGACCGAGACGAAGAGTCCGCCGCTCCGGCCAAGGTGGAAACCAAGGCCAAGCCTGCCCCGGCCCCCAAGGTCGAGCCCAAGCCGCCAGCGGAGGTGAAGAAACCGGAACCGAAGCCCGAGCCACCTCCGGCCCCGGCTCCTGAACCGGAACCATCGCCTGAAGAAGACTCGGATAGCTAA
- a CDS encoding EutN/CcmL family microcompartment protein, which yields MQAARVVGTATSTVRHASMRGWKLLVVQPMQVDGITPDGHPLVAVDAVNAGPGDLVMITSDGKSTSELLKYDRTPVRWTVIGIVDE from the coding sequence ATGCAAGCGGCACGCGTGGTCGGAACAGCGACCAGCACGGTTCGACATGCGTCGATGCGAGGCTGGAAGCTCTTAGTGGTGCAACCGATGCAGGTCGATGGCATCACGCCGGATGGGCATCCGCTTGTCGCGGTCGACGCTGTGAATGCCGGGCCAGGCGATCTGGTGATGATCACCAGCGATGGCAAATCGACTTCCGAACTTTTGAAATACGACCGAACGCCAGTCCGCTGGACGGTAATCGGCATTGTTGACGAATAA
- a CDS encoding class II aldolase/adducin family protein, translating into MTNVHKIKQDMCDIGRRIYAKGFAAANDGNITVRISDNEVLCTPTMHCKGFLKPEDISTIDMTGKQIAGAKPRSSEALLHLEIYKQRPDIKSVVHCHPPHATAFAIAREPIPQCVLPEVEVFLGDVPITAYETPGGQAFADTIIPFVDRTNIILLANHGTVSYGETVERAYWWTEILDAYCRMLILAKQLGHVEFFNEKKERELLELKDKWGWSDPRNTDDYKDCDICANDIFRDSWKDSKVQRRAFPAPEPMGPKVAAKPAAGGSSDQEALIQMITQRVMAELSKHA; encoded by the coding sequence ATGACGAACGTTCACAAGATCAAACAAGACATGTGCGATATTGGTCGGCGAATCTATGCCAAAGGCTTCGCTGCTGCGAACGATGGCAATATCACCGTCCGCATCAGCGATAACGAAGTCCTCTGCACCCCGACGATGCACTGCAAGGGTTTCCTGAAGCCAGAAGACATTTCGACGATCGACATGACCGGCAAGCAGATCGCCGGTGCCAAGCCACGATCGAGCGAAGCCCTCTTGCACTTGGAAATCTACAAGCAGCGTCCCGACATCAAGAGTGTCGTGCACTGCCATCCGCCCCATGCGACCGCTTTCGCGATCGCTCGTGAACCAATCCCGCAGTGCGTTCTGCCGGAAGTCGAAGTCTTCCTGGGCGACGTGCCGATCACCGCTTACGAAACTCCGGGCGGTCAGGCATTCGCCGACACGATCATCCCGTTTGTCGATCGCACCAACATCATCCTGCTGGCCAACCACGGCACGGTGAGCTACGGCGAAACGGTCGAACGAGCGTACTGGTGGACCGAGATCCTGGATGCCTACTGCCGCATGCTGATCCTGGCCAAGCAGTTGGGGCACGTCGAGTTCTTCAATGAAAAGAAAGAACGCGAACTGCTCGAGCTGAAGGACAAGTGGGGCTGGAGCGATCCACGCAACACCGATGACTACAAAGATTGCGATATCTGTGCGAACGATATCTTCCGCGATAGCTGGAAGGACTCGAAGGTTCAGCGTCGTGCCTTCCCTGCCCCAGAGCCAATGGGCCCAAAAGTGGCTGCCAAGCCGGCTGCCGGTGGATCGTCCGATCAGGAAGCCCTGATTCAGATGATCACCCAGCGTGTGATGGCCGAACTGTCGAAGCACGCCTAA
- a CDS encoding DeoR/GlpR family DNA-binding transcription regulator → MQADVRRTRLLDLVRARGFASLPELAQELEVSESTVRRDVELLEEAGSARRTHGGVFYTGPSPNLPHFELRHEMQWSKKRQIAKAAAQLIEDGDTVILDGGSTTYELAQMLVGRTLQIVTNSLPVANLFMASTTTELILLGGYVHSATGVSLGPYANEMISRLSARRAVLSVAGITQHGLYNSNLLLVETERAMMKAGGEVIIVADSTKFGRQSLAQMCELSEVDKLVVDHEISPAWQKQVEDAGVDLIVAPAEMAIIDRPVSHKAS, encoded by the coding sequence GCGAGCCCGTGGTTTCGCGTCGTTGCCAGAGCTTGCGCAGGAATTGGAAGTTTCCGAATCGACGGTTCGTCGTGACGTGGAACTCCTGGAAGAAGCCGGGTCGGCGCGCAGGACACACGGGGGCGTTTTTTATACGGGTCCTTCTCCGAACCTGCCCCACTTCGAACTTCGCCACGAAATGCAGTGGAGCAAGAAGCGGCAGATCGCGAAGGCCGCGGCCCAACTGATCGAAGATGGCGACACCGTCATCCTCGACGGTGGCAGCACAACCTACGAACTTGCCCAGATGCTGGTCGGCAGAACGCTGCAGATCGTGACCAACTCGTTGCCGGTGGCCAACCTGTTTATGGCCAGCACGACGACCGAGTTGATCTTGCTGGGTGGTTACGTCCACAGTGCGACCGGCGTTTCGCTGGGGCCTTATGCCAATGAAATGATCTCGCGACTGAGTGCTCGGCGTGCCGTGCTTTCTGTCGCTGGGATTACCCAACACGGTTTGTACAACAGCAACTTGCTGCTGGTCGAAACCGAACGAGCCATGATGAAGGCTGGCGGCGAAGTGATCATCGTTGCCGACAGCACCAAGTTTGGCCGCCAAAGCCTTGCCCAGATGTGCGAACTTTCAGAGGTCGACAAGCTTGTCGTCGATCACGAGATCTCGCCTGCCTGGCAAAAACAGGTCGAAGATGCCGGCGTCGATTTGATCGTCGCCCCTGCCGAGATGGCCATCATCGATCGCCCCGTTTCCCATAAAGCCAGTTAA
- a CDS encoding lactate/malate dehydrogenase family protein gives MKVSIIGGGGLVGSCAAFALQCSGIVREIALLDVNADLAGGQALDLLHGSPSTADQIISSGSYEHIPDSDVICITAGLRRKPDESRLDLINRNVDLFLTILDSIKKVGYKKDAIVFVVSNPVDILTYLASTRLDLPTNRVIGLGTQLDTIRFRALIAEHCKLPPTQVKALILGEHGDSMVPIWSSASVNGLPLEKFPGWNPNAANELFTRTKGSGAEVIKKKGGAGFAVGIAIRDVIDAIALDSHQILPISSIQNGCYDIRDVALSVPTVVGRNGVESTIQLDLWPKEIQALRRSGTVLRETLATVLNRVGRK, from the coding sequence ATGAAAGTAAGCATCATCGGTGGCGGCGGTCTGGTCGGTTCGTGTGCCGCGTTCGCCCTGCAATGCAGTGGTATCGTCCGCGAGATCGCCCTGCTTGATGTCAACGCCGACCTGGCCGGCGGTCAGGCTCTCGACCTGCTGCATGGCAGCCCAAGCACGGCGGATCAAATCATCTCGAGTGGCAGCTACGAACACATTCCTGATTCGGATGTGATCTGCATCACGGCTGGTCTGCGTCGCAAGCCAGACGAAAGCCGCTTGGACCTGATCAATCGCAACGTCGACCTGTTCCTGACGATCCTCGACTCGATCAAGAAGGTTGGCTACAAGAAGGACGCGATCGTTTTCGTCGTCTCGAATCCGGTCGACATTCTCACCTACCTGGCTTCGACTCGCCTCGACCTGCCAACCAACCGCGTCATTGGTTTGGGTACGCAGCTCGATACGATCCGCTTCCGAGCTTTGATCGCCGAACACTGCAAGCTGCCTCCAACTCAGGTCAAAGCCTTGATTCTGGGCGAACATGGCGACAGCATGGTGCCGATCTGGTCGTCCGCTTCGGTCAACGGTCTGCCGCTGGAAAAGTTCCCTGGCTGGAATCCGAACGCCGCCAACGAACTGTTTACCCGAACCAAGGGTTCCGGTGCGGAAGTGATCAAGAAGAAGGGTGGCGCTGGCTTCGCTGTCGGTATCGCCATTCGCGATGTGATCGACGCGATCGCTCTCGATAGCCACCAGATCCTGCCGATCTCCAGCATCCAGAATGGCTGCTACGACATCCGCGACGTGGCCCTCAGCGTGCCAACCGTCGTCGGACGGAATGGTGTCGAATCGACGATTCAGCTAGACCTGTGGCCGAAAGAAATTCAGGCCCTGCGTCGCAGCGGCACGGTGCTTCGCGAAACGCTGGCTACGGTCCTTAATCGCGTCGGCCGCAAATAA
- a CDS encoding BMC domain-containing protein, protein MQSAIGLIETKGLVGLVEATDAMAKAANVKIVKRVNIGGGLVTTVVSGDVGSVRAAVEAGANAASQVGELAGSHVLPRPAEGLVDVYFS, encoded by the coding sequence ATGCAAAGTGCAATTGGTTTGATTGAAACCAAGGGTTTGGTTGGCCTGGTCGAAGCGACCGACGCCATGGCCAAAGCCGCTAACGTCAAGATCGTAAAACGCGTCAACATCGGCGGTGGCCTGGTCACCACGGTTGTCAGCGGTGACGTCGGTAGCGTTCGCGCTGCAGTCGAAGCTGGTGCCAACGCCGCTTCGCAGGTTGGTGAACTGGCTGGTAGCCACGTTCTGCCACGTCCGGCCGAAGGTCTGGTCGACGTTTACTTCAGCTAA